In Hypomesus transpacificus isolate Combined female chromosome 4, fHypTra1, whole genome shotgun sequence, the following are encoded in one genomic region:
- the hey1 gene encoding hairy/enhancer-of-split related with YRPW motif protein 1 isoform X1 has protein sequence MKRNHDFSSSDSELDENIEVEKESGDENGNLSSPLGSMSPPTTTQVQARKRRRGIIEKRRRDRINNSLSELRRLVPSAFEKQQGSAKLEKAEILQMTVDHLKMLHAAGGKGYFDAHALAMDYRGLGFRECLAETARYLSIIEGLDSTDPLRIRLVSHLNSYATQREAHSGLGHLAWGSAFGSPPAHLAHHLMLQHQHQQQQGAALATIASLASLPRSATNSPSTSSSSSSSSSSSTPSSSSPSSSTETHVPSRLGGGTSHSEHAQGPIRIPPSAASASAAAHSLGMSPSSAVSKLSPPLLSSLSAFPFPFSAFPLLAPSSSTTLSPPAPAASLGKPYRPWGMEIGAF, from the exons ATGAAAAGGAATCACGATTTCAGTTCCTCGGACAGCGAGCTTGATGAAAATATCGAAGTTGAGAAGGAGAGTGGTGACGAAAATGG GAATCTCAGTTCGCCTCTTGGGTCGATGTCTCCACCGACAACAACGCAGGTGCAAGCACGGAAGCGTCGCCGAGGA ATCATTGAGAAGCGTCGCCGTGACCGGATTAACAACAGCCTCTCCGAGCTTCGAAGACTGGTTCCCAGCGCATTTGAAAAGCAG CAGGGTTCAGCTAAACTGGAGAAAGCAGAGATTCTGCAGATGACGGTGGATCATTTGAAGATGCTTCACGCTGCTGGAGGCAAAG GTTACTTTGATGCCCACGCCCTGGCCATGGACTACCGGGGGCTGGGGTTCAGGGAGTGCTTGGCCGAGACAGCCCGCTACCTGAGTATCATTGAGGGACTGGACAGTACCGACCCACTGCGCATCCGCCTTGTGTCCCACCTCAACAGCTATGCAACCCAGAGGGAGGCCCACTCCGGTCTAGGTCACTTGGCCTGGGGGTCCGCCTTCGGTTCCCCCCCTGCTCACCTGGCTCACCACCTCATgctccagcaccagcaccagcagcagcaaggGGCCGCGCTAGCCACGATAGCATCGTTAGCGTCGCTGCCCCGTAGTGCCACCAATAGCCCATCCACctcgtcctccagctcctcctcctcctcctcctccacgccctcctcgtcctccccgtcCTCATCCACCGAGACTCACGTTCCCAGCAGGCTGGGCGGCGGGACGTCCCATTCGGAGCACGCCCAGGGGCCGATCCGCATCCCCCCCTCGGCCGCCTCAGCCAGCGCGGCAGCCCACTCCCTGGGGATGAGCCCTTCTTCGGCCGTGTCCaagctctccccccctctcctgtcctccctctctgcctttccCTTCCCCTTCAGTGCTTTCCCCCTTCTcgccccctcttcctccaccaccctcagcccccccgcccctgccGCCAGCCTAGGAAAACCCTACAGACCCTGGGGCATGGAAATAGGTGCCTTCTGA
- the hey1 gene encoding hairy/enhancer-of-split related with YRPW motif protein 1 isoform X2 has translation MKRNHDFSSSDSELDENIEVEKESGDENGNLSSPLGSMSPPTTTQVQARKRRRGIIEKRRRDRINNSLSELRRLVPSAFEKQGSAKLEKAEILQMTVDHLKMLHAAGGKGYFDAHALAMDYRGLGFRECLAETARYLSIIEGLDSTDPLRIRLVSHLNSYATQREAHSGLGHLAWGSAFGSPPAHLAHHLMLQHQHQQQQGAALATIASLASLPRSATNSPSTSSSSSSSSSSSTPSSSSPSSSTETHVPSRLGGGTSHSEHAQGPIRIPPSAASASAAAHSLGMSPSSAVSKLSPPLLSSLSAFPFPFSAFPLLAPSSSTTLSPPAPAASLGKPYRPWGMEIGAF, from the exons ATGAAAAGGAATCACGATTTCAGTTCCTCGGACAGCGAGCTTGATGAAAATATCGAAGTTGAGAAGGAGAGTGGTGACGAAAATGG GAATCTCAGTTCGCCTCTTGGGTCGATGTCTCCACCGACAACAACGCAGGTGCAAGCACGGAAGCGTCGCCGAGGA ATCATTGAGAAGCGTCGCCGTGACCGGATTAACAACAGCCTCTCCGAGCTTCGAAGACTGGTTCCCAGCGCATTTGAAAAGCAG GGTTCAGCTAAACTGGAGAAAGCAGAGATTCTGCAGATGACGGTGGATCATTTGAAGATGCTTCACGCTGCTGGAGGCAAAG GTTACTTTGATGCCCACGCCCTGGCCATGGACTACCGGGGGCTGGGGTTCAGGGAGTGCTTGGCCGAGACAGCCCGCTACCTGAGTATCATTGAGGGACTGGACAGTACCGACCCACTGCGCATCCGCCTTGTGTCCCACCTCAACAGCTATGCAACCCAGAGGGAGGCCCACTCCGGTCTAGGTCACTTGGCCTGGGGGTCCGCCTTCGGTTCCCCCCCTGCTCACCTGGCTCACCACCTCATgctccagcaccagcaccagcagcagcaaggGGCCGCGCTAGCCACGATAGCATCGTTAGCGTCGCTGCCCCGTAGTGCCACCAATAGCCCATCCACctcgtcctccagctcctcctcctcctcctcctccacgccctcctcgtcctccccgtcCTCATCCACCGAGACTCACGTTCCCAGCAGGCTGGGCGGCGGGACGTCCCATTCGGAGCACGCCCAGGGGCCGATCCGCATCCCCCCCTCGGCCGCCTCAGCCAGCGCGGCAGCCCACTCCCTGGGGATGAGCCCTTCTTCGGCCGTGTCCaagctctccccccctctcctgtcctccctctctgcctttccCTTCCCCTTCAGTGCTTTCCCCCTTCTcgccccctcttcctccaccaccctcagcccccccgcccctgccGCCAGCCTAGGAAAACCCTACAGACCCTGGGGCATGGAAATAGGTGCCTTCTGA
- the stmn2b gene encoding stathmin-2b isoform X2, producing the protein MKEISVLSLICSCLYPEARKNLMGEFEADMEVKPINKRASGQAFEVILKPPSPVSDAAHTITNPPKKEVSLEDIQKKLEAAEDRRRSQEALVLRALAEKREHERDVLLKAMEENSNFSRMAEEKLTMKMEQIKENRQAYLASIMERLQEKEKHAQMVRRNKELREEITA; encoded by the exons atgaaggagatttcggtcctctctctcatctgctCCTGTCTGTACCCCGAGGCTCGTAAGAACCTCATGGGCGAGTTTGAAG CAGACATGGAGGTCAAGCCCATCAACAAGCGGGCCTCAGGCCAGGCCTTCGAGGTGATCCTCAAGCCCCCCTCCCCGGTGTCCGACGCCGCCCATACCATCACCAACCCCCCGAAGAAGGAGGTCTCTCTGGAGGACATCCAGAAGAAGCTGGAAGCCGCCGAGGACCGCCGGAGA tccCAGGAGGCGTTGGTGCTGCGGGCCCTGGCCGAGAAGAGGGAGCACGAGCGCGACGTGCTGCTCAAGGCCATGGAGGAGAACAGCAACTTCAGCCGCATGGCCGAGGAGAAGCTCACCATGAAGATGGAGCAGATCAAGGAGAACCGCCAGGCCTACCTGGCCTCCATCATGGAGCGCCTGCAGGAGAAG gagaaGCATGCCCAGATGGTGCGCAGGAACAAGGAGTTGAGAGAAGAGATCACAGCGTGA
- the stmn2b gene encoding stathmin-2b isoform X1, with amino-acid sequence MAKTSIAYKEKMKEISVLSLICSCLYPEARKNLMGEFEDMEVKPINKRASGQAFEVILKPPSPVSDAAHTITNPPKKEVSLEDIQKKLEAAEDRRRSQEALVLRALAEKREHERDVLLKAMEENSNFSRMAEEKLTMKMEQIKENRQAYLASIMERLQEKEKHAQMVRRNKELREEITA; translated from the exons ATGGCTAAAACGTCAATCG CCTACAaagagaagatgaaggagatttcggtcctctctctcatctgctCCTGTCTGTACCCCGAGGCTCGTAAGAACCTCATGGGCGAGTTTGAAG ACATGGAGGTCAAGCCCATCAACAAGCGGGCCTCAGGCCAGGCCTTCGAGGTGATCCTCAAGCCCCCCTCCCCGGTGTCCGACGCCGCCCATACCATCACCAACCCCCCGAAGAAGGAGGTCTCTCTGGAGGACATCCAGAAGAAGCTGGAAGCCGCCGAGGACCGCCGGAGA tccCAGGAGGCGTTGGTGCTGCGGGCCCTGGCCGAGAAGAGGGAGCACGAGCGCGACGTGCTGCTCAAGGCCATGGAGGAGAACAGCAACTTCAGCCGCATGGCCGAGGAGAAGCTCACCATGAAGATGGAGCAGATCAAGGAGAACCGCCAGGCCTACCTGGCCTCCATCATGGAGCGCCTGCAGGAGAAG gagaaGCATGCCCAGATGGTGCGCAGGAACAAGGAGTTGAGAGAAGAGATCACAGCGTGA